In Stomoxys calcitrans chromosome 2, idStoCalc2.1, whole genome shotgun sequence, the following proteins share a genomic window:
- the LOC106082824 gene encoding uncharacterized protein LOC106082824, giving the protein MKFTKKILICQIFLVLFLLPVVLGTATAEPACNDIDCNQDPRCCFEDESFVRTRRRAVSPKSTGEYQRFNNGRSPKQQMQPQQSIQITRPAAPNTHRDIKEETPIERLEENPFQCHF; this is encoded by the exons atgaaattcacaaaaaaaattttaatttgccaAATATTTCTGGTGTTGTTTTTGCTACCCGTGGTCTTGGGTACAGCCACCGCTGAACCAGCTTGCAATGACATTGAT TGCAACCAGGATCCACGTTGCTGTTTCGAAGATGAAAGTTTTGTAAGGACACGAAGGCGGGCAGTATCTCCCAAATCAACTGGTGAATATCAAAGATTCAATAATGGTCGAAGTCCCAAACAGCAAATGCAACCACAACAGTCGATACAAATAACTAGACCGGCAGCTCCTAATACACATCGTGATATAAAGGAAGAAACTCCCATAGAAAGACTAGAGGAAAACCCATTTCAATGTCATTTTTAA
- the LOC106082819 gene encoding protein nemuri-like, with amino-acid sequence MKSTKFVLLVQILMTIFIATVTEAGYCPPPVAKSEELNNDYYPLEDASIQVQDEENQAYQEYNEYEDIQEQEKRPKRATEKVVNANTLKSPGKTLKKGRGGGRHRGGFKGGPRSGSRNGRRGGRRGERGGSGRGRKNRGKGRRKHKPHARNRHGGGHTRNIDISINDLPNIGC; translated from the exons ATGaagtcaacaaaatttgttcTTCTAGTTCAAATTCTTATGACGATATTTATTGCAACGGTCACAGAGGCAGGGTATTGCCCGCCACCAGTAGCAAAG TCAGAGGAGCTAAATAATGACTACTATCCGCTAGAAGATGCATCTATTCAGGTGCAAGATGAGGAAAACCAAGCATACCAAGAATACAACGAATATGAAGACATCCAAGAACAAGAAAAGAGACCCAAGAGGGCAACAGAGAAGGTGGTTAATGCAAATACATTAAAATCGCCGGGCAAAACTTTAAAGAAGGGACGAGGAGGCGGTAGGCATAGGGGTGGATTTAAAGGTGGACCAAGGAGTGGATCTAGGAATGGTCGTAGGGGTGGACGTAGGGGTGAACGTGGTGGTAGCGGTCGTGGCCGTAAGAATAGGGGTAAGGGTAGACGAAAACATAAACCTCATGCTAGAAACAggcatggtggtgggcatacaaGGAATATTGATATAAGTATTAATGATCTACCTAACATCGGATGTTAG
- the LOC106082816 gene encoding GATA zinc finger domain-containing protein 14: protein MLVMKAVLFAFIFQSFLAATLYAGSTDYDGEYYYDSEVAESDRGQYIPGQATGSELSVDQNEETLVESDPLDQEFEGAPEEGYQLEPGEETNKLLQSICQTIDCQQQHIQKNPNIAFNVAIDNRTIKKLQNRLRNEDSRENSDYATIRKFLDRIHNGNHRNDQELDEDMANDDEGMMYHDDNHLNDHEIEENLPSENYSQAYGYGNKPHRKQHYRQQVPRSQMYLQPATRNHTNEFRPHQNRTRGNTYPPRRNGNVHNPSRTNTPRPTFPRRSNVPTNSTVTKSNGTSRNNRTRNPTRGTNRNVNRPVVSTPTKGSTRAPRVNNQRKTNRRANRRPKTVAKKLVANIATNEHMNLDNRDETIQNILENKSSELESK, encoded by the exons aTGCTTGTAATGAAGGCAGTTCTGTTTGCCTTCATTTTCCAAAGTTTTTTGGCAGCAACGCTCTATGCTGGTAGTACCGACTATGATGGAGAATATTATTATGATTCTGAAGTTGCTGAATCAGATAGAGGCCAGTACATTCCTGGCCAAGCCACTGGATCGGAGTTGTCTGTAGATCAAAATGAGGAGACGCTTGTAGAGTCGGATCCGCTTGACCAAGAATTTGAGGGTGCACCAGAGGAAGGCTACCAACTGGAGCCGGGTGAAGAAACCAACAAGTTACTACAATCAATTTGTCAAACCATTGAT TGTCAACAGCAACATATTCAGAAGAATCCCAACATTGCTTTTAATGTGGCCATTGATAACAGGACAATTAAGAAACTACAAAATCGTTTAAGAAATGAAGATTCAAGGGAAAATAGTGATTATGCAACAATAAGGAAATTTCTTGATAGAATTCATAATGGCAATCATCGCAATGATCAAGAGTTAGATGAAGACATGGCAAACGACGACGAGGGCATGATGTACCATGATGACAACCATCTCAATGACCATGAGATAGAAGAAAACCTACCAAGCGAAAACTACTCTCAGGCATACGGTTATGGAAACAAGCCACATCGAAAGCAACACTATCGTCAACAAGTTCCACGTTCCCAAATGTATCTTCAACCTGCAACTAGAAACCATACCAATGAATTTCGACCGCATCAAAATCGAACCCGTGGGAATACTTATCCCCCTAGGAGAAATGGCAATGTACACAACCCCTCAAGAACTAATACACCACGTCCCACATTCCCCCGCAGAAGCAATGTACCTACTAACAGCACTGTAACCAAATCGAATGGTACGTCTAGAAACAATAGGACTCGTAACCCAACTAGGGGCACTAATAGAAACGTTAACAGACCAGTGGTCAGTACACCTACTAAAGGTAGTACTCGCGCACCCCGGGTAAACAACCAACGCAAAACAaatcgcagagcaaatcgtCGACCAAAAACGGTAGCAAAAAAACTTGTAGCAAACATTGCTACTAATGAACATATGAATCTAGATAATAGAGATGAAACCATTCAGaacattttggaaaataaaAGTTCTGAATTAGAAAGCAAGTAA